In Juglans microcarpa x Juglans regia isolate MS1-56 chromosome 7D, Jm3101_v1.0, whole genome shotgun sequence, the following are encoded in one genomic region:
- the LOC121238527 gene encoding MATH domain and coiled-coil domain-containing protein At2g05420-like encodes MDRILRSKRDYAPAHYKLKILSYSLLSKAHQEKYESSSFEAGEYRWRLSLFPNGNMTDHGNGYISLYLAIDGPEQLPRGQGVDVNFKLFVLDQKHNKYLTIQDSEVRRFDENKTEWGFGQLLSLEDFKASCNGYLVEDTCVFGAEVFVNSPSGKWECLSMLKKPANGIYTYKMENFATLNKSYYHSRAFKVGERNWKLKVYPKGNDSHMGKAFSVFLELVGEESWPPKKTVYAEFKLRVVDQLMQGKDVEKRAHHTFSTASHYWGYGAFMSLEDLYKASKGFIKNGTLIVEVQILVMSQTEVYSECP; translated from the exons ATGGACA GGATTTTAAGGTCTAAGAGAGATTATGCGCCAGCTCACTATAAATTGAAGATATTGTCATACAGCTTACTATCCAAAGCACATCAAGAGAAGTATGAATCTAGTTCCTTTGAAGCGGGGGAGTACAGATG GAGATTGTCCCTTTTTCCAAATGGAAACATGACCGACCATGGAAATGGTTATATCTCCCTCTACTTGGCAATTGATGGCCCTGAACAACTTCCTCGTGGTCAGGGGGTTGATGTCAACTTTAAACTGTTTGTGTTGGATCAGAAACACAACAAATACTTAACTATCCAAG atTCTGAGGTAAGGCGCTTTGATGAGAACAAGACAGAATGGGGTTTTGGGCAGTTACTTTCCCTTGAAGATTTCAAGGCTAGTTGTAATGGATACCTTGTCGAAGACACTTGTGTTTTTGGTGCAGAGGTTTTTGTTAATAGCCCCAGTGGCAAGTGGGAATGTCTTTCCATGCTTAAGAAACCTGCTAATGGCATTTACACTTACAAGATGGAAAACTTCGCAACTCTGAATAAAAGTTACTATCATTCTAGGGCTTTCAAGGTCGGGGAGAGGAATTG GAAGTTAAAGGTTTATCCAAAAGGAAATGACAGTCACATGGGCAAGGCATTTTCCGTATTTCTCGAGCTAGTAGGTGAGGAAAGCTGGCCACCTAAGAAAACAGTTTATGCAGAATTCAAGCTGAGAGTAGTGGACCAACTCATGCAGGGCAAGGACGTCGAGAAAAGAG CTCACCACACCTTTTCTACCGCAAGCCATTATTGGGGCTACGGGGCGTTCATGTCCTTGGAGGATCTCTATAAAGCCTCCAAGGGCTTCATAAAAAATGGTACTTTAATTGTGGAAGTTCAAATCCTGGTCATGTCCCAGACTGAGGTGTACTCTGAATGTCCCTGA